TGCGCGGGTTGATTTCGTCGCCTTCCATGATCTGGAGGCGCTTCACCCCGAGGGCTTTGTAGCCGGCGAACGTGGCGTTCACCGGGTCCGTGTCGATGCAGAGTGGCTTCTGACCCTTGCTTGCCTTGTACTGTGCCAAGGTGGCCGCGATGAACGACTTGCCCACCCCGCCCTTGCCTTGCAGAACCATGTGAATTTTCGCCATTACAGTAAATCCTCTTTTTTCGGTTGAGAGTCAAATTTGAAGCCGGCCGGAGCTGGTGGCGTTGACTTCGTTGGTTGTTGCGGCCGTGGTGCAGCGGTCTTGCCTGCAGCGGGTGGACGTGGCGGGTCGGGTGGCGTCGATGGCTGGCCGTCTACCACCGCAGGAGGCCGGCCCTTGATGTGCCGGCGTACATGCTTCAAGAAGGTTTCGTAGCGATACGGGATCTTCCCCTTCTCGTGCAGATGCTCCCAGATCGTTAGAAGCGAATAGCCGGCCGCGATTGCGTCCTGCACGTCGCTCTTGAGGGC
The window above is part of the Xanthomonas hyacinthi genome. Proteins encoded here:
- a CDS encoding TraK family protein gives rise to the protein MPKSYPEELAEWVKKREATRPRQDKNVVAFLALKSDVQDAIAAGYSLLTIWEHLHEKGKIPYRYETFLKHVRRHIKGRPPAVVDGQPSTPPDPPRPPAAGKTAAPRPQQPTKSTPPAPAGFKFDSQPKKEDLL